From a region of the Suncus etruscus isolate mSunEtr1 chromosome 11, mSunEtr1.pri.cur, whole genome shotgun sequence genome:
- the LOC126022593 gene encoding olfactory receptor 6C74-like, with amino-acid sequence MKNHTTVTVFILVGLTEDPKWKIVLFIFLLITYLLSISGNLIIITLTLLDSQLKTPMYFFLRNFSFLEVSYTTTCIPKLLATMATGDRTITYSCCLAQLFFAFLLGSSEFFLLSAMSYDRYVAICKPLHYTTIMNNKVCIRLVLSSWIAGFVIIFPGLIIGLGLDFCDSNVIDHFYCDVAPLLQLSCTDTSFLELMSFILAVLTLLITLIMVILSYTYIARTILKFPSANQKKKAFSTCSSHMIVLSISYGSCIFMYIKTSAKDRISLMKGVSLLNTSVAPLLNPFIYTLRNQQVKQAFKHLLQRALSLSK; translated from the coding sequence ATGAAAAACCACACAACAGTAACAGTGTTTATTTTAGTAGGGTTAACAGAAGACCCCAAATGGAAGATTGTGCTATTTATCTTCCTTCTAATCACCTACTTGCTAAGTATTTCAGGGAACTTGATTATCATCACTCTCACGTTGTTGGATTCTCAGCTCAAGACCCCTATGTATTTCTTTCTTCGAAATTTTTCCTTCTTAGAAGTTTCTTACACAACAACGTGTATCCCCAAACTGCTTGCTACCATGGCCACTGGTGACAGAACAATTACCTATAGCTGTTGTTTAGCTCAGTTATTTTTTGCTTTCCTCCTTGGTTCTTCTGAATTTTTCCTCCTCTCGGCGATGTCCTATGATCGCTATGTTGCCATCTGTAAACCTCTGCATTATACAACCATCATGAACAACAAAGTCTGTATCCGCTTAGTGTTAAGTTCTTGGATTGCTGGTTTTGTCATAATCTTTCCAGGACTCATCATAGGCTTAGGACTGGATTTTTGTGATTCCAATGTCATTGATCACTTCTATTGTGATGTTGCTCCTCTCCTACAACTCTCCTGTACAGATACTAGTTTTTTGGAGTTGATGAGTTTCATCTTGGCTGTGTTGACTCTCCTGATTACATTGATAATGGTCATTCTGTCATACACTTATATTGCACGGaccattttaaaatttccttctgctaatcagaaaaaaaaggcGTTTTCTACTTGTTCCTCTCACATGATTGTCCTCTCTATCTCATATGGGAGTTGCATCTTTATGTACATTAAAACCTCAGCCAAAGATAGAATATCCTTAATGAAGGGAGTGTCATTACTCAACACCTCAGTGGCTCCACTGTTGAATCCTTTCATTTACACTCTAAGAAATCAGCAGGTAAAGCAAGCTTTTAAGCACTTACTACAACGAGCTCTTTCTTTATCCAAGTAG